Within Primulina tabacum isolate GXHZ01 chromosome 5, ASM2559414v2, whole genome shotgun sequence, the genomic segment AATCTGCATTGTAGGGGATATACATGCATACACACACTGAGATTGAGATACATGCGCGCATGTAATTATACGTATTTGTGTTGTATTTATACGTGTCGATCTCTCtgtcttgtttttttttttgcctttcGAGTGTGTACACCGATCAAGTGTCGGTTCTGTGAGTTTCCCATCTGGGATCCGACTAGCTAGGGTTTCCTCGCTTGATTTAGCGCCAATGCTTCGACCCATCTGTCTTTGttcattttttcaaattttgaaggtGAAGAAGTACTGAACAGGAAAGTTATTTAGCGGGATTTTGTTCAAGTTTTATCTGATGGATGACGGAAACGGAAAATCgtcagctgaaactgaaccaagcTTCAACTTGGATGAGTGGATGAAAGAACTCTTGCCCAATGATGAGGCTGATGATGCCACCGAATTCGGGTAATTTTTTGCCATCTAAATCTTTGATGATAACCTCCATCTCATGAATCTTGATTTTTGTAATTATTATTAGCATCACTCCACGTcgtctatttaattttttttcccacttaattttttccttaaaatgaCGCTTCACTCGCAGTAATTGGATTTTGCTGGTTCTTTGTTGATCTGATGTTGATTTGATAAAAGGAAGATATGTATATTGCATGCATAAGTCTCTCAACTCCCCTTGATTTTATGTTAATTTTCTAGGTTTTTAATGATTCTTAACCTGAGTTTTGGGTTGTTTTTTGACATTTTCCTATCGAACAAGAGCAAATCAATAGATTGGGAAATTGAGAGTGCATTTTTTCGGTTGCTTACAAGAGATATGTCTTATATATGTTAAGGTTTTAGGAAACTGAATCCTTTGTTTtggttttaattaattaatttatttcctCTTAATATCTTATGGTATTCTTGTGCAAGATTGCGGTATGAGAGAAACGTAATTTGTAGTTTTATTTCGTTTTGGAATGTGATCCTGGTACAGATCTACTCTTACGTACGTATTTAGTTGCTTTCTGTGTATCTTTGacagttttaattttttatcagaTAATTATTTGCGTATTTAGCTCCTATTTGTGAATGTGAATGGATAATTTTCTCATTTCATCTAACCAGTTactctctttgttttttttacCTTTTTTGGAATGTTAATACGTAAcgataacaattttttttatataatgatAGTAACGATTTACCTGACTAACTAACATCCCACGCAGCTGGCGGGATTCGAACCCAAAACCTCTAAGGTCTTGGGGGCGTCACAAGGAACAGTCTTTTTACTACAAACAATTTATGCATATGTTTCTTTTTGTCAAGATGGGGATATTCTGATATTCATTTGATTTTAACATATTTCAATGTAGATTTCAATATACGAGTCCTTCTTTATTGTGCAAAGAATGTGGGCCTTTTTCATAAGATCTTTGACAGCAGATTAAGACATGATATTGTCATGTTTGACGTTCCTTGAAATCTGCAGCAGCTCTAATTCTGTGCTTAAACATGACGTCCTGGTCGACTAGTTAATTAGCTAATTCAAGTCAGTTAGCATGTCAATTAAAGAATATACTACATGCCTTAATAGTGGAATTAAATTTAACTTTATGTGGGAAGTAGATTGCAATCaaattttacaataataatTCTTTTCAATTTCATTTAAATTGTGTTGAAACCTATTTTAATCATTCAGTGAGCTTCAAGTTGGAAACAATGGCAATGATTTAGAGTTCTCATAATGACGATTTTCATGCAGGATGGGGCAAGCTGGAATGTTATTGCCATCCCCAAGTGTAAATAATTTGAGTCAGGAAAACAAGTCTGTGTTGTTGGAGAAAAGCCATCAAATTGCTGCAACTTCTGTAAGCTTCCTTCTCCAATGTTCCTCTAAATTTTGGCATTTAGTTTGATCTGCATGGTGAGGTCATTTGGAGTATATTAAAGTTATTGCCTTCTTTTTATTTGTTTACACCTTGGTTTGTTACTTTGATTTTGTTCAAAAATCAGACTGATTTTctatattaaatgtttaaatagcATGAATTATCATATGGAACCATCAAAATTGTTGAATTAAAACAAGATCTATTCTTCGAACATAAAACTTTCTTGAGCACTAAAATTATCTTATTCGCTGCTTTTGTAATTACAGTTCACGAAACAAATTCACTCACTATTAACGAATAATTTAACGCGAATATATAATAACACCTATCAAGATCCTATATATGTTAGAATCAAGATCCTATATATGTGATGTTGGTGGACTTTTTTGCAATTTTACAAGACAGACACCTTTAGagatcgaaatataaattaaGCACGTCATTCTCCTGTTTGTTACCCCATGAGAGTAcgttatttattaaatttgttATGTTTTTAATGGCCAAAGCCTTATTTATTTCCAGCAGTAAATTATCGTGTCATGTTCCCCTCCAAAAAgatatataatttgatatttcagaatgaaagaGATACTTATTTGTTTCTTTAATATTAAGATATTATGTCAAAGGATCAATAAGTTTCTACTTCAtagtatttttctatttttgaactaaaagaagttttaaaatattgttgGTTGTGCTTTTTTGCTTCATTGTGAATAATCATAGTAGACATTTGCCTTTGCAAAAGTTAGAGATACAGTAATAAAACATCTTTTGATGATGAATTCATCATTGGTATATGTTACTATAGTAATATAATGCTCGAGATTTTTTACGATTGGTTTGTTCATTATCTGCAGTCAATTGTCTTACCTAGCGTGTGCCAGAACTCGAAGCCGATGGTTTCTACTTCAGGTATCTCTAGAACTATGCATAGAGGCTAGCTAGAATGATCCTCTATACGTATGTAGTTTTATCCTTGCAAAAGCATCTCAAGAAGACTATATTTCATTATCTAATTTCTATGGCCTCAGCATGCTGCAAATGTAGTAAGTTACTCTTCATTGCATGTCAGCACAAAACTTCGCAGCAAGACAATTTGGTTCATTGAACGAGAAGTTGAATCTATTAAGAGAAAAACATTATTGTAGAACTGGAATTTTTATGCTTATGTATTTACAGGCAGCTCGATTACCCAAAGGCAAAATATTCCAAGTAGTTTATCCaccaaatactctgatttctcCGAGACTCAGACTTCATGCAACATGGTCTCTCAAGTCCATCAGCGCCATCAATTTCAGCATCAACTCCTTATGCAGCCAACAAATCGATTGAATGTTCAATCATCAGCCTTGCATTCTAATTCCCATCTCAGTAATCGATTGCAACAGCAGCCAATACATGTACTTATGGTTCCCACTAACATCTATGGATCTTTTTCGTTGCATCTTTAAATTGTTATATCAGAACTTGGACACTAGGGACAGGTCCGGGAATTTGGGAGAGTCGGAAAGAGATGGGAAGAGATGATAGAGGTGGAGATATTGAATAAATTTTGATAGCAAAACTTGcagttttttccaaatttcacatccaaaattcaaaattttaattgcctTTTCATTTGAAGGGGTGATTTGAAGGAGCCAAATACCCGCTCTTTCCTTCAGATTTATATTTAGCCTTGCTGCTGTCCATCTCAAAcaaaaaatttcagattttactTGTAgatattttttctaaaaatgcgaGTGTTTTCCTCCCAAATTCATTGGATTGTCCCCAAATGGAATGCAGGGTTCACGCCAATCGGACTTAGTTTGTGAAGTATCTCATAACGCATATCTTGCACTTCTTGAAACAGACATAGCATTGATGCATTTCCTAATATTGATACATGAATCCATAaaattttatctatattttagCAGAAAGAAAGCCCCACTTTCGGAATGCCACGACAACAACATAAAATTGGAAATCAGTCAAGTTCCTTTATGATGAACAATCAAGAATCATTCAATGTAGTTCAACACTCTGATCAATCAACGTCACATAAGCAAATAATGCAGCTGCCTCAAAAAATGCAGTTGCAACCGGAGTTACAGAGAACTACTTTTCTTCATTCTCAGAATGTGATGGCCATTGATCCGAAGATGTCAGCAAAGCAATCACAACCAATTCATGTTGGATCTTCACAAGGTACGTTCACAACTCATACATATGGATCACATATTGTTTAGAAgaataattaatatattctaGCTGTACTTTTAAAATCATCACATTTTAAATGTATGAGTGATTCATTTAGACAAATAAGTAAAACTATGAGAGTTGAAAAGTGAAAGAGAATCAGGAACATAATACTTCTTGTTATCTCATTACAAATAATGCTGATGGTTGGTTTTCATCCTCTCCAAATCGATGATACCTAAGTATAAaaagaacaaattttttttatcagatAATTGATAAATTCTTACTAGCATTGAATTTGTGTATTACGGAAAGATGATCAAATCCGTGTCTTAAATAACATGATCGAAATAAATCTCATACTAGCCATGAAAATATGTTGAACCTAACTCCTTTTTAACTAAGATTGTTTTTGTTAATCTTATTTCCCTTGTTTGGTAACCACTCTCCAGTATGTAACCTTCTGGTTGTATGTCACACTCGGCGCCGTTTTGTCAATATGTTTCCTGTTATATGTCTTctagatattttttatttacttCATTTTTACAAGTCTGCAACAGAATCTCCACGTTCCAATGTCCTATCCATTCAAATATTTCTGTCTAATTTAAGATTTTTGTCTGTTCAAAGGATTATTAAACTACAATGCTCAAGTCGGCTTGATAAATTCCAGCGATTGGGTTGATCCAGCATTCCAGCAGGTAAATTACTACATATGAAATCAATTGACTGTTTTATTCACTACCTAAAGTAAGTTCTTTATCATGTAGCATCAATAtggaatatatttttaaatggaCGGTTTGAGTTCTCTGTAAGAAGCTTTCTCTTGTCTGTGAAGAATGAGGAATTCAGATTTGTGCCTTTTCGTCGTCTCTAAAACTATAATGTGTTGCGATTTTGCTAACAGATTCAGTTCATGAAGGAAATGTACATGTCTGAGGTGATCAAATTATTCGAGAGATCACAAGAATTAAGGCATCAGGTTTGAGTCATGTCTCTTTTATATTTACACGTCACGGCATTCATTTGTTATACTTTTTATCATTAGCATTTGATACTGATGCTAGAACGCATGAATTTTTCACGCAGGCAACCAGCGCAGAGTCAGTGGCAAAACACGAAAGGAATAGAACTTTTtcagaaaaaataataagattCCTACAGTTGTCCAAAATGGATCTTATGATGAATTACGGAAAAGAGAGAGTATATAGTATGATTAATGAGGTAAGGGCTCAACTTGATCGAGCAATTGCCAAGAATCACCCGTTGAGACAACACCCTCAGCAACTTGTTGAGATGTCTGGTGGTATGTTAAAAACATCTCAGATGCAGCAAAGACCGAACTTTCTTCAGTACAAAATGTCTAATCAGTGCCTGAACAGCACACGTAAAGGAATGCCACCATATTTGAGGCAGCAAGGGACAAATAAATTTCAGATCGGCCCTTCCATTGGACTCAGAAAAGGAGACACTTCGTCTATAACAAACTCCAATACATATAACTTGATGGGTTCAGGATTTCATAAAGGGGTGGTTGAGCAAATGGCTCGCAATATGTTACTCCATCCTTTAAGTGGAGCCACTCACAGCAATGATACGACTACTCTACACCAAAGAGTTGCCTCGTCGAAGAACATCTTCAACTCCTTGGATTCTTCTGTGAGCTCTATTACTCAAAAATCAATTTCAACTTCACCTCAGCAGCATGATCAAGCAATGGAAATACCAAATGCGAAGCAACCATTACAACAGCCAGTTACTGGAAAAAACAAGCATCAGATGGTACCGAAATTGAACAATGGTTTAAAGTATGGTTatatttcaggattcaatcAAAA encodes:
- the LOC142545531 gene encoding mediator of RNA polymerase II transcription subunit 15a-like — protein: MDDGNGKSSAETEPSFNLDEWMKELLPNDEADDATEFGMGQAGMLLPSPSVNNLSQENKSVLLEKSHQIAATSSIVLPSVCQNSKPMVSTSGSSITQRQNIPSSLSTKYSDFSETQTSCNMVSQVHQRHQFQHQLLMQPTNRLNVQSSALHSNSHLSNRLQQQPIHQKESPTFGMPRQQHKIGNQSSSFMMNNQESFNVVQHSDQSTSHKQIMQLPQKMQLQPELQRTTFLHSQNVMAIDPKMSAKQSQPIHVGSSQGLLNYNAQVGLINSSDWVDPAFQQIQFMKEMYMSEVIKLFERSQELRHQATSAESVAKHERNRTFSEKIIRFLQLSKMDLMMNYGKERVYSMINEVRAQLDRAIAKNHPLRQHPQQLVEMSGGMLKTSQMQQRPNFLQYKMSNQCLNSTRKGMPPYLRQQGTNKFQIGPSIGLRKGDTSSITNSNTYNLMGSGFHKGVVEQMARNMLLHPLSGATHSNDTTTLHQRVASSKNIFNSLDSSVSSITQKSISTSPQQHDQAMEIPNAKQPLQQPVTGKNKHQMVPKLNNGLKYGYISGFNQNQSSSSSFHVGSPQNSQHSSTYIEPKDLSSTFSNSATQLLPTSSPPVVPSPLTPLTPSSAPVDSEKSHSRMHSLSLEERRRVHQIPAPLSQLKSTNQNQYLKETGLLKSPLLAESTSPVVNQPSRSNEYPLRRLIEVVKSVSSKSLNSSLRDISAVTNITDRTTRSLSHIESDRIFVQDLSDDIRNHEEGNFSLIYGTGIETRIKRQLSTMVSDDSISEMELNADSRMKRLKKEPSDLILQEIQEINQMLIESVVDVINTKDVFRAEAGKEILIRCCYSPVGFAGAVRIPGSSENMFPTMLLELIVTPDYPNSSPVVSEALPLDFSGDEEEKDLWMKAKSIFSLSLRKCSQHPISLKEMAKTWDASAREVFQEFAEQRGGGSFSSRYGKWKNDIASFPVS